One region of Natronorubrum aibiense genomic DNA includes:
- a CDS encoding class I SAM-dependent methyltransferase has protein sequence MSVREEFDDWAASGRDRGMEDRHWHTAKHALARMPVEAGDTVLDLGCGSGYAGRALRDTKDAGRIYGLDGSPEMARNAADYTDDLQVGYLVGDFDALPFADDSIDHVWSMEAFYYAADPHHTLEEIARILRPGGTFYCAVNYYEENVHSHEWQDNISIEMTRWDRAQYREAFRDAGLYVAEQDHVPDREIDIPSEAEFPTEDWDSREAMVERYREFGTLLTVGVAP, from the coding sequence ATGAGCGTCCGCGAGGAGTTCGACGACTGGGCCGCAAGCGGCCGGGATCGGGGAATGGAAGATCGTCACTGGCACACCGCCAAACACGCACTCGCGCGCATGCCGGTCGAAGCCGGCGACACGGTTCTCGATCTGGGCTGTGGGAGCGGGTACGCCGGTCGTGCGCTGCGAGACACCAAGGATGCGGGTCGAATCTACGGCCTCGACGGCTCGCCGGAGATGGCCAGAAACGCCGCCGACTACACCGACGACTTGCAGGTCGGCTACCTCGTCGGTGACTTCGACGCGCTGCCGTTTGCCGATGACTCCATCGATCACGTCTGGTCGATGGAGGCGTTTTACTACGCTGCCGATCCACACCACACGCTCGAGGAGATCGCTCGCATTCTCCGTCCCGGGGGCACGTTCTACTGCGCCGTGAACTACTACGAGGAGAATGTCCACTCCCACGAGTGGCAGGACAACATCTCCATCGAGATGACTCGGTGGGACCGCGCCCAGTACCGCGAGGCGTTCCGCGACGCCGGCCTCTACGTTGCCGAACAAGACCACGTGCCGGACCGCGAGATCGACATTCCTAGCGAAGCCGAGTTCCCGACCGAGGACTGGGACTCTCGCGAGGCGATGGTCGAGCGCTACCGCGAGTTCGGCACGCTGCTGACCGTCGGCGTCGCCCCCTGA
- a CDS encoding DUF7090 family protein: MEYALEIDGTPETVPGGTGVLLLHPSTGETDRIDTDFLKADTDKFLVVSTRTTAREVRQKLEHYDVDEDCAEILDTLSIERGYSRRTSDTVHYVAAPDDVDGIVEHIDGFLEAHDGKLRLSFDSVTELAYYAGDDQALEAVERILNLLEKHDAVGLFHVSEEPHDEALVDEFRSLFDGIIDLDADGSIDAEF, encoded by the coding sequence ATGGAGTACGCGCTCGAAATCGACGGCACACCGGAAACGGTACCTGGTGGGACAGGCGTGCTGTTGTTGCATCCAAGTACCGGCGAAACCGACCGCATCGACACCGATTTTCTCAAAGCAGACACCGACAAATTCCTCGTCGTCTCCACGCGAACCACTGCCCGCGAAGTCAGACAGAAACTCGAACACTACGACGTCGACGAGGACTGTGCCGAAATCTTAGACACCCTGAGCATCGAACGGGGCTACTCGCGGCGCACGAGTGACACCGTCCACTACGTCGCCGCCCCCGACGACGTCGACGGCATCGTCGAACACATCGACGGCTTCCTCGAGGCCCACGACGGGAAACTTCGACTCAGCTTCGACTCCGTCACCGAACTCGCCTACTACGCCGGCGACGACCAAGCTCTCGAAGCCGTCGAACGCATCCTCAACCTCCTCGAGAAACACGACGCAGTCGGCCTGTTCCACGTCTCCGAAGAGCCCCACGACGAAGCGCTCGTCGACGAGTTCCGCTCGCTGTTCGACGGGATCATCGACCTGGACGCAGACGGCAGCATCGACGCCGAGTTCTGA
- a CDS encoding DUF7089 family protein has product MFEGRELSIPVETVRDIYAPDVQVLDCERDFETLPPALAEDLGLLVDSLEPASYPSAWLPDDAPTLLARYASSDLTIGMPGDGSVVWTRQTEPPLVLVKPRVEGSPEAFIDFLLAEAFVQLDLEIPEQFIGFFEDEYRALDRAVDLGPNSTYQVAAALYDGWVGLQTRDVFASWHADHPELAAAWQDAGDRLEDRVSGLPRAVARGETEFADATELACAAIKHAIELPAPFAALDTDAYRDHGPEYAVKWAEKTFESLAE; this is encoded by the coding sequence ATGTTCGAGGGCCGAGAGCTCTCGATCCCGGTCGAGACGGTCCGGGACATCTACGCACCCGACGTGCAGGTTCTCGACTGTGAGCGCGATTTCGAGACGCTCCCCCCGGCACTCGCGGAGGATCTCGGCTTGCTGGTCGACTCGCTCGAGCCCGCGAGCTATCCGTCAGCGTGGCTGCCCGACGACGCACCGACGCTGCTCGCCCGCTATGCGAGTTCAGATCTGACGATCGGGATGCCGGGCGACGGCAGCGTCGTCTGGACGCGCCAGACTGAGCCACCGCTCGTCCTCGTGAAACCACGCGTCGAGGGCTCGCCAGAGGCCTTTATCGACTTCTTGCTTGCCGAAGCGTTCGTCCAACTCGATCTCGAAATCCCCGAACAGTTCATCGGCTTCTTCGAAGACGAGTATCGCGCGCTCGACCGCGCGGTCGATCTCGGCCCGAACAGCACGTATCAGGTCGCGGCGGCGCTGTACGACGGCTGGGTTGGCCTGCAGACGCGGGACGTCTTCGCGAGCTGGCACGCCGATCACCCCGAACTCGCCGCCGCATGGCAGGACGCTGGTGATAGACTCGAGGATCGCGTTTCGGGACTGCCGCGGGCGGTTGCCCGCGGCGAGACGGAGTTTGCAGATGCGACGGAACTCGCTTGTGCGGCGATCAAACACGCGATCGAGTTGCCGGCGCCGTTTGCGGCACTCGACACCGACGCCTACCGGGATCACGGCCCCGAGTACGCGGTCAAATGGGCTGAGAAGACGTTCGAGTCGCTCGCCGAGTGA
- a CDS encoding OapC/ArvC family zinc-ribbon domain-containing protein, with protein sequence MPHECTNCGRTFPDGSKEMLSGCPNCGGNKFQFAPGGQATNARGSDAPTTAAETDADAAGSASSAPSSGTVKRAAETVRGWVSSESTQSTDSMPSTETDAAETQPTESPQSAGNELENDPSSADTSHDQSDNSWPERDTPSEPDRETETFNEWPETARRPEDRSTASSDVSSDTDHTATHSETAASSVEPSSDATPSTASPTEPSAAPTDRSTLEDTEDTAQANARSEVVSTADLPSDSTRAPETAAAEPTQAAEHVDDMDTQPPEHGRVVSEPSGEQPSIEELRAELNEQFESIKIVSPGQYELNLMELYNREEYIISLQEDGRYVIDVPESWHADEDDV encoded by the coding sequence ATGCCACACGAATGTACGAACTGCGGCCGAACGTTCCCCGACGGCTCCAAAGAGATGCTTTCGGGCTGTCCGAACTGTGGCGGGAACAAGTTCCAGTTCGCTCCTGGCGGACAGGCGACCAACGCACGCGGGTCGGACGCGCCAACGACAGCCGCTGAAACGGATGCTGATGCCGCCGGTTCCGCCTCGAGCGCTCCCTCATCGGGAACCGTCAAACGTGCCGCAGAGACTGTTCGTGGCTGGGTCTCCTCGGAGTCGACGCAGTCGACCGATTCGATGCCGTCGACCGAAACAGACGCAGCGGAAACGCAGCCAACCGAATCGCCACAATCGGCTGGAAACGAACTCGAGAACGATCCCTCTTCCGCTGACACGAGTCACGACCAGTCCGACAATTCGTGGCCCGAACGCGACACGCCGTCCGAACCCGACCGGGAGACGGAGACGTTCAACGAATGGCCAGAGACAGCCCGTCGGCCCGAAGACCGGTCGACGGCTTCGAGTGACGTTTCGAGCGACACCGACCACACGGCCACCCACTCTGAGACCGCTGCGTCGTCCGTCGAGCCGTCCTCCGACGCTACGCCATCGACTGCGTCACCGACCGAGCCATCGGCGGCTCCTACCGATCGCTCGACGCTCGAAGACACCGAGGACACGGCCCAGGCCAACGCTCGGAGTGAGGTCGTTTCGACAGCCGATCTGCCATCGGATTCGACTCGAGCGCCGGAGACGGCAGCCGCAGAGCCGACGCAAGCGGCTGAGCACGTTGACGATATGGACACACAGCCGCCGGAACACGGCCGGGTCGTCAGCGAACCGTCGGGCGAGCAGCCGTCGATCGAAGAGCTTCGTGCGGAGCTCAACGAACAGTTCGAAAGCATCAAAATCGTCAGCCCCGGTCAGTACGAACTCAATTTAATGGAGCTGTACAACCGCGAGGAGTACATTATCTCGCTGCAAGAGGACGGTCGCTACGTCATCGACGTTCCGGAGTCCTGGCATGCAGACGAAGACGACGTATAA
- a CDS encoding DUF2073 domain-containing protein produces MPTTTNTDEPDAPDGVQIDLISGERMDGMATMEKIRMILDGVHDGNIVILEEGLTPDEESRLIEVTMAEISPDEFNGIEIETYPKSDTRKSSLLGRIMGGDEPTTKLTVIGPANQIKTLHKDETLISALVSRD; encoded by the coding sequence ATGCCAACAACAACTAACACGGACGAGCCGGATGCGCCTGATGGCGTCCAGATCGACCTGATCAGCGGCGAACGTATGGACGGGATGGCGACCATGGAGAAGATCCGGATGATTCTCGACGGCGTCCACGACGGGAATATCGTCATCTTAGAGGAGGGGCTGACACCCGACGAAGAGAGTCGACTGATCGAAGTAACCATGGCTGAGATCAGCCCCGACGAGTTCAACGGGATCGAAATCGAGACCTATCCGAAGTCGGACACCCGTAAGTCCTCGCTGCTCGGCCGCATCATGGGCGGTGATGAACCGACGACGAAACTGACGGTTATCGGTCCAGCGAACCAGATCAAAACGCTCCACAAGGACGAAACGCTGATCAGCGCGCTCGTGTCTCGAGACTAA
- a CDS encoding Era-like GTP-binding protein yields the protein MGLFTELKDSISRVMDRLFTDDEPKRIGIYGPPNAGKTTLANRIARDWTGDAIGAESHIPHETRRARRKENVEIERDGKSVTIDIVDTPGVTTKVDYEEFTDEMEEDDAIRRSREATEGVAEAMHWLREDVDGVIYVLDSAEDPITQVNTMLIGIIESRDLPVLIFANKIDLDESSVKRIEDAFPQHKTVPLSAKEGENMDEVYENIAEYFG from the coding sequence ATGGGACTGTTCACAGAACTTAAAGATAGTATCTCTCGGGTTATGGACCGCCTGTTTACGGACGACGAACCCAAACGAATCGGAATCTACGGTCCACCAAACGCCGGAAAAACGACGCTTGCGAATCGAATCGCTCGAGACTGGACTGGTGACGCGATTGGCGCAGAGAGTCACATTCCACACGAAACACGCCGTGCGCGCAGGAAAGAAAACGTCGAGATCGAACGCGACGGCAAGTCGGTGACGATCGACATCGTCGACACGCCTGGCGTGACGACGAAAGTCGACTACGAGGAGTTCACCGATGAGATGGAAGAAGACGACGCAATTCGTCGCTCTCGCGAGGCAACCGAAGGCGTCGCGGAAGCAATGCACTGGCTTCGTGAGGACGTCGACGGCGTCATCTACGTCCTCGACAGTGCAGAGGACCCGATCACGCAGGTCAACACGATGTTGATCGGTATTATCGAATCTCGAGATCTGCCGGTACTCATCTTCGCGAACAAAATCGACCTCGATGAGTCGAGTGTCAAACGGATCGAGGACGCCTTCCCACAGCACAAGACGGTTCCGCTGTCGGCCAAAGAAGGCGAGAACATGGACGAAGTCTACGAGAATATCGCGGAGTACTTCGGGTGA
- a CDS encoding Cdc6/Cdc18 family protein — translation MSDEDTEPTGSKQADIDETRGFSNVEGTDLGDENSSQGLFDDLLSGEPIFENKEVLRPSYTPHELPHRSDQINKMATILVAALRGETPSNILIYGKTGTGKTASAKFVSKELESTSQKYSVPCDVEYINCEVTDTQYRVLAQLANKFIEKNKARIDDRIADLERLLESVDEHESPTASDSRSGSTRNGPGEPAESGTDAADDPTADIADSSSADNTDESTSIHPLESTSFSARSEVMARIQRLEEDKDDFEEVPMTGWPTDRVYSVFFDAVDYDERVVVIMLDEIDKLVEKSGDDTLYNLSRMNSELENSRVSIIGISNDLKFTDFLDPRVKSSLGEEEIVFPPYDANQLRDILEHRSEVAFKDGALSDDVIPLCAAFAAQEHGDARRALDLLRTAGELAERSQTETIVEEHVRQAQDKIELDRVVEVVRTLPTQSKLVLFAIILLEKNGVHSINTGEVFNIYKRLCEEIDADVLTQRRVTDLISELDMLGIVNAVVVSKGRYGRTKEISLSVPLEETEAVLLSDSRLSSIDDVQPFVQARFEN, via the coding sequence ATGTCAGACGAGGATACAGAACCGACGGGGTCAAAACAGGCCGATATCGACGAGACACGTGGGTTTTCGAACGTCGAGGGAACCGACCTCGGCGACGAGAACTCGAGTCAGGGGCTGTTCGACGACCTGCTCAGTGGTGAACCGATTTTCGAGAACAAGGAAGTCCTTCGACCGTCCTATACGCCACACGAACTCCCCCATCGAAGTGACCAGATCAACAAGATGGCGACAATTCTCGTCGCCGCGCTCCGTGGTGAGACCCCGTCGAACATCCTCATCTACGGCAAAACGGGGACGGGAAAGACGGCGAGCGCGAAGTTCGTCAGCAAGGAACTCGAGAGCACCTCCCAGAAGTACAGCGTCCCGTGTGATGTCGAGTACATCAACTGCGAGGTAACCGACACGCAGTATCGCGTGCTCGCACAGCTCGCAAACAAGTTCATCGAGAAGAACAAAGCCCGGATCGACGACCGAATCGCCGACCTCGAGCGACTGCTCGAGTCCGTCGACGAGCACGAGTCACCCACCGCGTCCGACTCGCGTTCCGGCTCGACTCGAAACGGTCCCGGTGAACCCGCCGAATCCGGAACCGACGCCGCTGACGACCCCACGGCTGACATCGCTGACAGTTCCTCGGCCGACAACACGGACGAGTCCACATCGATACATCCACTCGAGTCGACATCGTTCTCCGCCCGCAGCGAGGTCATGGCTCGCATCCAGCGCCTCGAAGAGGATAAAGACGATTTCGAGGAAGTCCCGATGACCGGGTGGCCGACGGATCGGGTCTACAGCGTCTTCTTCGACGCCGTCGATTACGACGAACGCGTCGTCGTCATCATGTTAGACGAGATCGACAAACTCGTCGAGAAAAGCGGCGACGACACGCTCTACAACCTTTCGCGGATGAACTCCGAACTCGAGAACTCGCGCGTGTCGATCATCGGAATCTCGAACGACCTGAAGTTCACCGATTTTCTCGATCCGCGCGTCAAGTCGAGTCTCGGCGAGGAGGAGATCGTCTTCCCGCCGTACGACGCCAATCAGTTGCGAGATATCCTCGAGCACCGCTCGGAGGTCGCGTTCAAAGACGGGGCGCTGTCGGACGACGTGATCCCGTTGTGTGCGGCCTTCGCGGCACAAGAACACGGGGATGCGCGTCGGGCGCTCGATCTCCTTCGAACGGCTGGGGAACTGGCCGAACGCTCCCAGACGGAGACGATCGTCGAAGAACACGTCCGGCAGGCTCAGGACAAGATCGAACTCGATCGTGTCGTCGAGGTCGTTCGCACGCTGCCGACCCAGAGCAAGCTCGTCCTGTTTGCGATCATCTTACTGGAGAAAAACGGCGTTCACAGCATCAACACAGGCGAGGTGTTCAACATCTACAAACGCCTCTGTGAGGAGATCGACGCCGACGTCCTCACGCAGCGGCGGGTCACGGATCTCATCAGCGAACTCGACATGCTCGGTATCGTCAACGCCGTCGTCGTCTCGAAGGGGCGCTACGGCCGAACCAAAGAGATCAGCCTCTCGGTACCGCTCGAGGAGACGGAGGCCGTGTTGCTTTCGGATTCCCGGCTGAGCAGTATCGACGACGTCCAGCCGTTCGTTCAGGCTCGGTTCGAAAATTAA
- a CDS encoding S24/S26 family peptidase → MSGPSRGGPSDDSDDSGADRGARPNHDRDRQDRAADDWHTPGNGPETSEEPTHSDRPRPDDDRVTIDDDGLVRWLLKSDDETVVLARDIASSVAIVAVIGLLLFGVSGIWPPLVAVESGSMEPNMQRGDLIFVVDDDRFAGDDPVDGTGVVTLEAGQSSGHEKFGKAGDVIVFQPNGDARQTPVIHRAHFWVEEDENWVDTKADEDIIGDATCADVRNCPANHDGFITKGDANSGYDQYRGGARTDVVKTEWVTGKAMIRVPWLGHVRLTFDELFGGMVVPSPTLEGVPNGAVSPDTAMQAGMAGSTGLAASSAGVAVAIGRYRN, encoded by the coding sequence ATGAGCGGTCCTAGCCGCGGTGGCCCGTCCGACGATTCCGACGATTCCGGAGCAGATCGTGGTGCCCGGCCAAACCACGACCGTGATCGACAGGACCGAGCCGCAGACGACTGGCACACGCCGGGAAACGGCCCAGAAACGAGCGAAGAACCGACACACAGCGACCGACCAAGGCCCGACGACGACCGGGTCACGATCGACGACGATGGCCTCGTCCGCTGGTTGCTGAAATCCGACGATGAGACTGTCGTTTTAGCTCGAGACATCGCGAGTAGCGTCGCCATCGTCGCCGTCATCGGCCTGCTGCTGTTCGGCGTCAGCGGCATCTGGCCGCCGTTGGTCGCCGTCGAGAGCGGAAGTATGGAGCCGAACATGCAACGAGGCGATCTCATTTTCGTCGTCGATGACGACCGATTCGCCGGCGACGACCCCGTCGACGGCACCGGTGTCGTCACACTCGAGGCGGGCCAATCGAGTGGCCACGAGAAGTTCGGGAAGGCCGGCGACGTCATCGTCTTCCAGCCGAACGGCGACGCGCGCCAGACACCGGTGATTCACCGCGCCCACTTCTGGGTCGAAGAGGACGAAAACTGGGTCGATACCAAAGCCGACGAGGATATCATTGGTGACGCGACCTGTGCCGACGTCCGGAACTGTCCCGCGAATCACGACGGCTTCATCACGAAAGGCGATGCAAACAGCGGCTACGATCAGTACCGGGGTGGTGCCCGGACGGACGTCGTCAAAACCGAGTGGGTCACCGGGAAGGCGATGATCCGCGTCCCGTGGCTCGGCCACGTGCGACTGACATTCGACGAACTGTTCGGCGGGATGGTTGTTCCGTCGCCGACGCTCGAGGGCGTTCCAAACGGCGCTGTCAGCCCCGATACCGCTATGCAGGCTGGGATGGCCGGGTCGACCGGGCTCGCTGCCAGTAGCGCAGGCGTCGCGGTCGCTATCGGTCGCTATCGAAACTGA
- a CDS encoding DNA-directed DNA polymerase II small subunit translates to MPLEAPARIVSELTSRGYNAEREAVTRLASADDPKAALESVIETLPEDALVVRTDHVQSALAATDPAQTPSEQDHASGFDTTDPSVSTGDHSPDSTATDAAAPVETKGSTSAQRSVDPELRSLEITGDMTGESTGTGEYSDFVSVFRDRLERLGSKLRGRVNHRPATAIQNMPGGSEAGMVGLVNDIRSTASGHWLVELEDATGTFPWLVMKDREYADLVGELLCDEVLAMEGTLADDSGIAFVDSMYFPDIPRTHDPSTADRHVQAALISDVHVGSQEFMHDAWNRFTDWLHTKQAQHVEYLLIAGDMVEGVGIYPDQDEELDIVDIYEQYEVFNEYLKQVPGDIEIVMIPGNHDAVRLAEPQPGFDEDLREIMSAHDPQIVSNPSTVTLEGVSVLMYHGVSLDEVIAELPEEKASYEEPHKAMYHLLKKRHVAPQFGGHTRLAPEEKDHLIMEDVPDIFHTGHVHKLGFGKYHNVLAINSGCWQSQTDFQKSVNIDPDAGYAPIVDLDTLDVTVQKFS, encoded by the coding sequence GTGCCACTCGAGGCTCCCGCCCGGATCGTCAGCGAGCTCACCAGTCGTGGGTACAACGCCGAACGCGAGGCTGTGACACGTCTTGCGTCCGCGGACGATCCGAAGGCGGCCCTCGAATCCGTTATCGAAACCTTGCCGGAGGACGCGCTGGTCGTCCGAACGGACCACGTCCAATCGGCGCTTGCAGCGACCGACCCAGCACAGACCCCGTCGGAACAGGACCATGCGTCCGGTTTCGACACCACAGACCCCTCTGTTTCAACTGGAGACCACTCACCCGATTCGACAGCCACGGACGCGGCTGCTCCAGTCGAAACTAAGGGGTCGACGAGTGCCCAGCGATCGGTCGACCCCGAACTGCGATCGCTCGAGATCACCGGCGATATGACTGGCGAGAGTACCGGGACCGGCGAGTACAGCGACTTCGTCTCCGTGTTCCGCGATCGCCTCGAGCGACTCGGCTCGAAGCTGCGCGGTCGGGTCAATCATCGACCGGCGACGGCGATCCAGAACATGCCCGGCGGCAGCGAGGCCGGGATGGTCGGACTGGTCAACGACATCCGGTCGACCGCGAGCGGCCACTGGCTGGTCGAACTCGAGGACGCGACGGGAACGTTCCCGTGGTTGGTGATGAAAGACCGGGAGTACGCCGATCTGGTCGGCGAGTTGCTCTGTGACGAGGTGTTGGCGATGGAAGGGACCCTCGCGGACGACTCGGGGATCGCCTTCGTCGACTCGATGTATTTCCCGGACATTCCGCGGACGCACGATCCGTCGACGGCGGATCGCCACGTTCAGGCAGCGCTGATCAGCGACGTCCACGTCGGCAGCCAGGAGTTCATGCACGACGCCTGGAACCGCTTTACCGACTGGCTGCACACGAAACAGGCCCAGCACGTCGAGTATCTGCTGATCGCGGGAGACATGGTCGAGGGCGTCGGGATCTACCCTGATCAGGACGAGGAACTCGACATCGTCGACATCTACGAGCAGTACGAGGTGTTCAACGAGTACCTCAAGCAGGTCCCCGGCGACATCGAGATCGTCATGATCCCGGGCAACCACGACGCCGTGCGCCTCGCAGAGCCCCAACCCGGCTTCGACGAGGACCTTCGAGAGATCATGTCGGCTCACGACCCGCAGATCGTGAGCAATCCCTCGACGGTGACGCTCGAGGGCGTTTCCGTCCTGATGTACCACGGCGTCAGTCTGGATGAAGTGATCGCCGAACTCCCCGAGGAGAAAGCGAGCTACGAGGAGCCACACAAGGCGATGTACCACCTCCTGAAAAAGCGTCACGTCGCTCCCCAGTTCGGGGGCCACACCAGACTGGCCCCGGAAGAAAAAGACCATCTCATCATGGAAGACGTCCCCGATATCTTCCACACCGGCCACGTCCACAAACTCGGTTTCGGCAAGTACCACAACGTGCTCGCGATCAACTCCGGGTGTTGGCAGTCTCAGACCGACTTCCAAAAGAGCGTCAACATCGACCCCGACGCCGGCTATGCGCCGATCGTCGACCTCGACACTCTCGATGTGACCGTCCAGAAGTTCAGCTGA
- a CDS encoding amidohydrolase family protein: MSPAEPQTPFEEPSTAFAPAIDAHTHLFPERLTAAIRRSLSAETDWEFSSPTTRSEIEAVLRAAGVEAYVALPYAHKAGIARELNDWLLARAADSELLVPFATVHPDDEDVAALARDAFERGARGLKIHCPVQECRPADPRLEPALEVAAEYDRPITYHGGTAPMFEDAEYVGAEAFAELLDSYPDVRVCCAHMGAYEVDRFLEFAREYETVYLDTTFAMSTSAEETMGFDPSTITDETLVELSESIMYGSDFPNIPYPYRNERAGLLARELPRETMRDLFYRTATDYLGVDPVDSELEFETA, encoded by the coding sequence ATGTCACCTGCCGAGCCACAGACACCGTTCGAGGAACCATCCACCGCGTTCGCCCCCGCGATCGATGCTCACACGCATCTGTTTCCAGAACGCCTCACCGCCGCGATCCGTCGCTCGCTCAGCGCCGAGACCGACTGGGAGTTCTCGAGTCCGACCACGCGCTCGGAAATCGAAGCCGTCCTCCGTGCGGCGGGCGTCGAGGCCTACGTCGCCCTCCCGTACGCGCACAAGGCGGGGATCGCACGCGAACTGAACGACTGGCTGCTCGCACGCGCCGCCGACTCCGAGCTGCTGGTTCCGTTCGCGACGGTCCACCCCGACGACGAAGACGTCGCGGCCCTCGCTCGAGACGCATTCGAGAGGGGCGCTCGCGGACTCAAGATCCACTGCCCGGTCCAGGAGTGTCGTCCTGCGGACCCACGTCTCGAGCCGGCCCTCGAGGTCGCGGCGGAGTACGACCGGCCGATCACCTATCACGGCGGGACGGCACCAATGTTCGAGGACGCCGAGTACGTTGGTGCCGAGGCGTTCGCCGAGTTACTCGACTCCTATCCGGACGTTCGGGTCTGCTGTGCGCACATGGGGGCGTACGAAGTCGACCGGTTCCTCGAGTTCGCCCGCGAGTACGAGACCGTCTACCTCGACACGACGTTCGCGATGTCGACGTCGGCCGAGGAGACGATGGGGTTCGATCCGTCGACGATCACGGACGAGACGTTGGTCGAGCTTTCGGAATCGATCATGTACGGCTCTGACTTTCCGAACATTCCGTACCCGTACCGCAACGAACGGGCTGGGCTGTTGGCTCGAGAGCTGCCGCGGGAGACGATGCGAGACCTCTTCTATCGAACGGCGACCGACTACCTCGGCGTCGATCCCGTCGATTCCGAACTCGAATTCGAGACGGCGTAG
- a CDS encoding hotdog family protein, with translation MSHPVEGETHTFERTFTTGEVERFADLSGDRQPQHTEPDDEGRLMVHGLLTATLPTKVGGDLEVLATEMTFQFCRPVYTGQPIACTWTFDSVEERDDRYAITVDVNCKNGENEAVLTGSIEGLIWKDT, from the coding sequence ATGAGCCACCCAGTCGAGGGCGAGACGCACACGTTCGAACGAACGTTCACGACTGGCGAGGTCGAACGGTTCGCCGACCTCTCGGGTGACAGACAGCCACAGCATACCGAACCCGACGATGAGGGACGATTGATGGTCCACGGCCTGCTGACCGCGACCCTGCCGACGAAGGTCGGCGGCGACCTCGAGGTACTGGCAACGGAGATGACCTTCCAATTTTGCCGTCCAGTCTACACCGGCCAGCCGATCGCCTGCACGTGGACGTTCGATAGCGTCGAGGAACGCGACGACCGCTACGCCATCACCGTCGACGTGAACTGTAAAAACGGCGAGAACGAGGCTGTGCTGACCGGTAGTATCGAGGGCCTCATCTGGAAAGACACCTGA
- a CDS encoding MaoC family dehydratase, with product MTGLYYEEFEVGETINHEKRRTISESDNQRFCDMTMNQQPLHLDAAFASETAFGERLVNGLYTMSLAVGITIPETTDGTIVANLSYDNVEHPEPVFHGDTIRVQSTVTDKRETSDGERGIVTMHVEAFKVNDPDEPLVCEFDRTVLSLKREYTDE from the coding sequence ATGACCGGACTGTACTACGAGGAGTTCGAAGTCGGCGAGACGATCAACCACGAGAAGCGACGGACGATCAGTGAGAGCGACAATCAACGGTTCTGTGACATGACGATGAACCAGCAGCCATTGCATCTCGACGCAGCCTTTGCGTCCGAGACGGCGTTCGGCGAGCGGCTGGTCAACGGCCTCTACACGATGTCGCTCGCGGTCGGCATCACGATTCCCGAGACGACCGACGGAACCATCGTCGCCAACCTCTCCTACGACAACGTCGAGCACCCGGAACCGGTCTTTCACGGCGACACGATCCGCGTCCAGTCGACCGTGACGGACAAGCGAGAGACCAGCGACGGCGAACGGGGGATCGTCACCATGCACGTCGAGGCGTTCAAAGTCAACGACCCGGACGAACCACTCGTCTGTGAGTTCGATCGGACCGTCCTCTCGCTGAAACGTGAGTACACTGACGAATGA